In Spirochaetota bacterium, one DNA window encodes the following:
- a CDS encoding long-chain fatty acid--CoA ligase translates to MKYELEKPDNLVEFIEYGVKHYSDLPLFGTKNTQGVYEWVTYGEVGRRVDNLRGGLAKLGIGKGDAVGIIANNRTEWPIVAFAAYGVGGRYVPMYEAELVKIWQYIIADSGVKLLFVSKPEIYEKVKHFTKEIPTLKHIYIIEAEGENSMAALEKLGEANPVQAYRPVPDEIAVLIYTSGTTGDPKGVLLSHGNISSNSHAGRKAYPELGKGDVTLSILPWAHSYGQTAELYSVIYFGGSIGFMESTATLGDDIAKVRPTFLIAVPRVFNKIYDGIWTRMNHEGGLKKALFVMAVNAGKKRRALAERGTSSFFTNLKFRIGDKLVFSKIRERFGGRLKGAMTASAAMTVDIAHFFFDVGIPCYDCYGMSETSPAATMNASYAYKIGSVGKAIEKVRIVIDKSVVEEGASDGEIIIYGPNVMKGYHNKPDQTKEILTPDGGVRTGDRGRLDDDGFLYITGRIKEQFKLENGKFVFPASMEQDIQLNQFVENVMVYGENRRNTIGLIVPDFVVLERWAKEKGMTGTPQEIIGKKEVQDMISSEIVASLKGKYGGYEIPKRFVYIPENFTLDNGMLTQTMKLKRRVVVQKYADLIEAAYKG, encoded by the coding sequence ATGAAGTACGAACTCGAAAAACCCGATAACCTGGTCGAATTTATCGAATACGGCGTAAAGCATTATTCCGATCTTCCCCTGTTCGGCACGAAGAACACGCAGGGCGTATACGAGTGGGTCACCTACGGTGAAGTAGGACGCCGCGTCGACAACCTGCGCGGGGGGCTCGCGAAGCTCGGCATCGGCAAGGGGGACGCGGTGGGGATCATCGCCAACAACCGCACCGAATGGCCCATCGTAGCCTTCGCGGCATACGGCGTGGGGGGCCGATACGTACCCATGTACGAGGCGGAGCTCGTCAAGATATGGCAGTACATTATCGCCGATTCGGGCGTGAAGCTGCTCTTCGTCTCCAAGCCCGAGATTTATGAAAAGGTGAAGCACTTTACGAAAGAAATCCCCACGCTCAAGCACATCTACATCATCGAAGCCGAGGGCGAAAATTCGATGGCGGCGCTGGAGAAGCTGGGCGAGGCGAACCCGGTCCAGGCCTACCGTCCCGTTCCCGACGAAATCGCAGTGCTCATCTATACCTCGGGCACGACGGGCGATCCCAAGGGCGTGCTCCTTTCGCACGGCAACATTTCCAGCAATTCGCACGCCGGCCGGAAGGCGTACCCGGAGCTGGGCAAGGGCGACGTCACCCTCTCCATTCTTCCCTGGGCCCATTCGTACGGGCAGACCGCCGAGCTTTACTCGGTCATCTATTTCGGGGGGTCGATAGGCTTCATGGAGAGCACCGCGACCCTGGGCGATGACATCGCGAAGGTACGGCCTACCTTCCTGATCGCGGTGCCGCGGGTGTTCAACAAGATATACGACGGCATCTGGACCCGCATGAACCACGAGGGCGGGCTCAAAAAGGCCCTTTTCGTGATGGCCGTGAACGCCGGCAAGAAGCGCCGCGCGCTGGCTGAGCGGGGCACGTCGAGCTTTTTCACCAACCTGAAATTCAGGATTGGAGACAAGCTGGTGTTCTCCAAGATCCGCGAGCGATTCGGCGGCAGGCTCAAGGGCGCCATGACCGCGAGCGCCGCGATGACCGTCGATATCGCGCATTTCTTCTTCGATGTCGGCATACCCTGCTACGACTGCTACGGCATGAGCGAAACCTCTCCCGCGGCGACCATGAACGCGTCCTACGCCTATAAGATCGGAAGTGTGGGAAAAGCGATCGAAAAGGTGCGCATCGTGATCGACAAATCCGTGGTCGAGGAAGGGGCGTCGGACGGGGAGATAATTATCTACGGCCCCAACGTGATGAAGGGTTATCACAACAAACCGGACCAGACGAAAGAAATCCTGACCCCGGACGGGGGCGTGCGCACGGGCGACCGCGGTCGGCTGGACGATGACGGGTTCCTCTATATCACGGGCCGCATCAAGGAGCAGTTCAAGCTTGAAAACGGCAAGTTCGTGTTCCCCGCGTCCATGGAGCAGGACATCCAGCTCAACCAGTTCGTCGAGAACGTGATGGTCTACGGGGAGAACAGGCGCAATACGATCGGGCTCATCGTCCCGGATTTCGTGGTGCTCGAGCGCTGGGCGAAGGAGAAGGGCATGACCGGGACCCCGCAGGAGATCATCGGGAAGAAAGAGGTCCAGGACATGATCTCGTCCGAGATCGTCGCTTCTCTCAAAGGCAAGTATGGCGGATACGAGATACCCAAGAGGTTCGTATATATTCCTGAAAACTTCACGCTCGATAACGGTATGCTCACCCAGACCATGAAGCTCAAGCGCCGCGTGGTCGTCCAGAAATACGCGGACCTCATCGAGGCGGCGTACAAGGGCTGA
- a CDS encoding DUF3015 domain-containing protein, translating into MKKFLVAVVACLMVFAVAEVYANNAGCGFGTAIMQGKQGKVFEVLAVTTNGTSASSTFAITTGSSGYKEGAVIGVNMVDVYVAENMDSLATDIAAGRGEYVDTLAHLMKVENKDAFKDMLHKNFNKIYSSKDITSKQVVANIRDLQNS; encoded by the coding sequence ATGAAAAAGTTTTTAGTAGCCGTGGTCGCATGCTTGATGGTTTTCGCAGTTGCCGAAGTGTACGCAAACAACGCGGGATGTGGTTTTGGAACCGCAATTATGCAGGGCAAGCAGGGCAAGGTTTTCGAGGTTCTCGCAGTCACCACTAATGGAACGTCCGCGAGCAGCACCTTCGCTATAACGACCGGGTCATCCGGCTATAAGGAAGGCGCGGTGATAGGCGTGAACATGGTCGACGTGTATGTCGCCGAGAACATGGACAGCCTCGCAACCGACATCGCTGCAGGACGCGGCGAGTATGTCGACACGCTTGCGCACCTCATGAAGGTCGAGAACAAGGACGCCTTCAAGGACATGCTGCACAAGAATTTCAACAAGATCTACAGCTCCAAGGACATCACCTCGAAACAGGTTGTTGCGAACATCCGCGACCTCCAGAACAGCTAG
- a CDS encoding DUF4105 domain-containing protein: MTFFRIFKCVGYGLTAVPFLLLCAASILLTSGQSPAAERAPADEAYVAGLIDRAARERLHEDPYWHAILHYKKGVFGFTSLVDDPAFFFAKDGKHDPSEELKETIRAFFREPIEGTIHPAAKYPARLKWLSDKLEIDPAALPFDGEARFREFYKEVNPSRIILVFPAGFMNSPASMFGHTLLVIESGGGNRLIARAANYAALTDETFGPIFAFRGLFGLYKGYFSFLPYYQKIREYGDGEMRDMWEYELDMSPRDMELMLRHIVEMEDISSEYYFIDENCSYNLLYLVEAARPETRLTDAFGIGVEPIDTLRVARDRGLVRSLAYRPSLYSKINHLRAKLTAPHSDLALAICKGGAPVSSLDGIPASEEEKIIICDLSADYLKFMAIKGSLTEQEYRERFLAVLQKRNSYATLDTTVDIRVPSKPEESHGSRRIGFESGMARSGAYSAISYRQTCHELMDPDEGYNRNSQIVFGNVSGRYYYEDKLFLLQGFDIINLTSLPASDSYFFGACYDFRTGLERNLWHDGKEYLSYRVKGATGLSTLLGSHFQTYAFAGVRSWFAPVYDHGTDLELGGEWGLFTWLGPWKSHLFAQYYRAPVGYSHTALTAGASERLKITNAYSLVAEYRYNSIFSFQFHELSLRLNYYY; this comes from the coding sequence GTGACATTTTTCCGCATCTTTAAATGCGTCGGGTACGGCCTCACGGCCGTACCTTTCTTATTGTTATGCGCGGCGTCGATTCTCCTTACATCCGGACAAAGCCCTGCTGCGGAGAGAGCCCCCGCGGATGAAGCTTATGTTGCCGGCCTCATCGACCGGGCAGCGCGGGAGCGGCTTCACGAAGATCCCTACTGGCACGCGATCCTGCATTACAAGAAGGGCGTGTTCGGATTCACCAGTCTCGTGGACGACCCGGCGTTCTTTTTCGCGAAGGACGGGAAGCACGATCCCTCGGAAGAACTGAAGGAAACAATCCGCGCGTTTTTCAGGGAGCCCATTGAGGGCACGATACACCCTGCCGCGAAATACCCCGCCAGGCTCAAGTGGCTCTCCGACAAGCTGGAGATAGATCCCGCCGCGCTGCCCTTCGACGGGGAGGCCCGGTTCCGGGAGTTTTACAAGGAGGTTAACCCGTCCAGGATCATCCTGGTATTCCCGGCGGGATTCATGAACAGTCCCGCATCCATGTTCGGGCACACCCTCCTTGTCATCGAATCCGGCGGCGGGAACCGCCTGATCGCCCGCGCGGCGAATTACGCCGCGCTCACCGATGAAACCTTCGGCCCGATATTCGCCTTCAGGGGCCTGTTCGGGTTGTACAAGGGATACTTTTCATTCCTGCCCTATTACCAGAAGATACGCGAATACGGGGACGGCGAGATGCGCGATATGTGGGAATACGAGCTCGACATGTCGCCCCGCGACATGGAGCTCATGCTCCGTCACATCGTGGAGATGGAAGACATATCATCCGAGTACTATTTCATCGACGAGAATTGTTCCTATAACCTGCTCTACCTCGTCGAGGCGGCGCGCCCGGAAACCCGGCTCACGGATGCATTCGGCATAGGCGTCGAACCGATCGACACGCTCCGCGTCGCCCGCGACCGCGGGCTCGTCAGGTCGCTGGCGTACCGTCCGTCGCTCTATTCGAAGATCAACCACCTGCGCGCGAAATTGACGGCCCCCCACAGCGACCTGGCCCTGGCCATCTGCAAGGGGGGCGCTCCCGTTTCGAGCCTGGACGGCATACCCGCATCCGAAGAGGAGAAAATCATCATCTGCGACCTGAGCGCCGACTATCTCAAATTCATGGCGATCAAGGGCTCCCTCACCGAACAGGAATACCGCGAGCGTTTCCTGGCGGTGCTCCAGAAACGAAACAGCTACGCCACGCTCGACACGACGGTGGATATCCGCGTCCCCTCAAAGCCCGAGGAATCCCACGGGTCCCGTCGAATAGGGTTCGAATCCGGGATGGCCCGGTCGGGCGCGTATTCCGCGATCTCGTACCGGCAGACCTGCCACGAGCTGATGGACCCGGACGAGGGATACAACCGAAATTCCCAGATCGTGTTCGGGAACGTCTCGGGCCGATACTACTACGAAGACAAGCTGTTCCTGCTCCAGGGGTTCGATATCATCAATCTCACCTCCCTTCCCGCGTCCGATTCCTATTTTTTCGGCGCATGTTACGATTTCAGGACGGGCCTCGAGCGGAACCTCTGGCACGACGGAAAAGAATACCTGTCCTACCGCGTCAAGGGCGCGACCGGTCTCTCGACCCTGTTGGGAAGCCATTTCCAGACATACGCCTTCGCGGGCGTCCGTTCATGGTTCGCCCCGGTCTATGACCACGGCACCGATCTCGAGCTTGGCGGAGAATGGGGGCTTTTCACCTGGCTGGGCCCGTGGAAGAGCCACCTGTTCGCACAGTATTACCGCGCCCCTGTCGGGTATTCCCATACCGCGCTCACCGCGGGGGCGTCCGAACGGCTCAAGATCACGAACGCCTACTCGCTCGTGGCGGAATACCGCTACAATTCGATCTTCTCGTTCCAATTTCACGAGCTTTCCCTTCGCCTGAATTATTATTACTAG
- a CDS encoding Hsp33 family molecular chaperone HslO, which yields MNEDFIARMLCDDLNVRACAAITLGISNGLARMHGATPAAALALSRTATAAALMSATLKPGSDQTVSVRISGTGPIREIHVQADAKGHLRGYAGNPGAHSDLSVSGLSISGLIGAGTLTVIKDLGLKEPYSSVQPLVRGEVAHDIAHYLTFSEQVPSALIIGTALEPDGAFSASGGILIQGLPGTAPEALVTIEENIGAMKTSLGERLRQGADIYTVTGELLGDRALELLESSKLELACRCNRELLARIIVGLPAHEIEDLLRRDRGIELTCTFCTTRYRFDEREVRTLMSAGNRVP from the coding sequence ATGAATGAAGATTTTATCGCGCGCATGCTGTGTGACGACCTGAACGTGCGCGCCTGCGCCGCGATCACCCTGGGAATCTCGAACGGGCTCGCACGGATGCACGGCGCGACCCCCGCCGCCGCGCTCGCCCTTTCGCGCACGGCGACCGCGGCCGCGCTCATGAGCGCGACCCTGAAACCCGGCTCCGACCAGACCGTGAGCGTGCGCATTTCGGGGACCGGGCCCATCCGCGAGATCCACGTCCAGGCGGACGCGAAGGGTCATCTCCGCGGTTACGCGGGCAACCCGGGCGCCCATTCCGATCTTTCCGTTTCCGGTTTGAGCATCTCCGGGCTTATAGGCGCGGGGACGCTTACGGTGATCAAGGACCTGGGACTCAAGGAACCCTATTCGAGCGTGCAGCCGCTCGTGCGCGGCGAGGTCGCGCACGACATCGCGCACTACCTCACGTTCTCGGAACAGGTTCCCTCGGCGCTCATAATAGGCACGGCGCTCGAGCCGGACGGCGCCTTCTCCGCATCGGGGGGCATCCTCATCCAGGGGCTCCCGGGAACCGCCCCGGAGGCGCTCGTTACAATCGAAGAAAATATCGGCGCCATGAAAACGTCTTTAGGAGAGCGGCTCAGGCAGGGGGCCGATATTTACACGGTGACGGGCGAACTCCTGGGCGACCGCGCGCTCGAGCTGCTGGAATCGTCGAAGCTGGAGCTCGCGTGCCGGTGCAACCGGGAACTGCTCGCGCGCATCATCGTGGGGCTCCCGGCGCACGAGATCGAAGACCTTCTCCGGCGCGACCGCGGGATCGAGCTCACCTGCACGTTCTGCACGACCCGCTACCGTTTCGACGAGCGGGAGGTCCGCACGCTGATGAGCGCGGGAAACCGGGTCCCGTAA
- a CDS encoding GNAT family N-acetyltransferase, producing MEEKYFPEKYAEPGRVLDLIKPGNRVYLSSGPAIPARIAQEIVKSDKKNLLDLELVQLITLGDYIPNDASFNYKFRLKTFNTGESISKAISEGRVDFIPANLIEIPFILASGAIGIDVAVVQTSPPDRYGFLNLGIAIDVANIAIKNADIVVAEVNPHVPHTYGETTIHIDQVNYLVESSIPLLERARKPFDAVMDRIGWHISNIIEDESTVVLHAGRLFDAIAHNLLSKKRLGVYTHVISDWVMDLLEAGAISFERSRFHGGMVNTSYCYGTRRLYEFVDRNPVFEFHPLARLVNPYVVARINRLVSIMNVKRIDVTGESVIFHSGDNLLSGYESKLNFAIGAAFSKGGKAVVALQSVDTEGRSNIVIHHGEDADRVRATLGAARYVVTEYGVANLFGRSIRERVLAMIEIAHPDHREALLDQAKSRGYAYPDQIYVRANAVNYPAELETVKTFKEGLEVKFRPIKPSDEDMMRRLFYEFSDESKYLRYFAKIPFMPHREMQKYVSVDYTATVSIVGVVSHDRTERIIAEARYSYDPHEKMHEMAFLVDEEYGGRGIATFLANYLIRIARARGITKLCANVLSQNDKMLKVFQNCEVKPESRVSSGVIELKFNLAS from the coding sequence GTGGAAGAAAAATATTTCCCTGAAAAATACGCGGAACCGGGTCGGGTGCTCGATCTCATCAAGCCGGGCAACCGCGTATACCTGAGCAGCGGCCCCGCCATCCCCGCGAGGATCGCGCAGGAGATCGTTAAGTCCGACAAGAAAAACCTCCTGGACCTGGAGCTCGTCCAGCTTATCACCCTGGGCGATTACATCCCGAACGACGCCTCGTTCAACTACAAGTTCAGACTCAAGACCTTCAACACGGGGGAGAGCATCAGCAAGGCGATCAGCGAAGGGCGCGTGGACTTCATACCGGCGAACCTCATCGAGATCCCGTTCATACTCGCCAGCGGCGCTATCGGCATCGACGTCGCCGTCGTGCAGACGTCGCCCCCCGACCGGTACGGATTCCTCAACCTGGGCATCGCGATCGACGTCGCGAACATCGCGATCAAGAACGCCGACATCGTCGTCGCGGAGGTGAACCCTCACGTGCCGCACACCTACGGCGAGACGACCATCCATATCGACCAGGTGAACTATCTCGTGGAGAGCTCCATCCCCCTCCTCGAGCGCGCACGCAAGCCATTCGACGCGGTCATGGACCGGATCGGCTGGCATATATCGAACATCATCGAGGACGAATCCACCGTGGTCCTGCACGCGGGCCGGTTGTTCGACGCGATCGCGCACAACCTGCTTTCAAAGAAGAGGCTGGGCGTCTATACACACGTCATCTCCGACTGGGTCATGGACCTCCTGGAGGCGGGCGCGATCTCCTTCGAACGCAGTCGGTTCCACGGCGGCATGGTGAACACCAGCTACTGTTACGGGACCAGGAGGCTGTACGAATTCGTGGACCGCAATCCCGTGTTCGAATTCCACCCGCTGGCCCGGCTCGTCAATCCGTACGTCGTGGCGCGGATCAATCGCCTGGTGAGCATCATGAACGTAAAGCGCATCGACGTCACGGGCGAATCGGTAATCTTCCATTCGGGCGACAACCTGCTTTCGGGATACGAGAGCAAGCTCAACTTCGCGATCGGGGCCGCATTCTCGAAGGGCGGGAAGGCGGTCGTCGCCCTCCAGTCGGTCGACACGGAAGGCCGGAGCAACATCGTGATTCATCACGGCGAGGATGCGGACCGCGTGCGCGCCACGCTGGGTGCGGCGCGCTACGTGGTGACCGAGTACGGCGTGGCGAACCTCTTCGGGCGCTCCATCCGGGAGCGGGTGCTCGCAATGATCGAGATCGCCCATCCCGACCACCGGGAGGCGCTCCTGGACCAGGCCAAGTCCCGGGGCTACGCCTATCCCGACCAGATTTACGTAAGGGCCAACGCGGTCAACTACCCGGCGGAGCTCGAAACGGTGAAGACATTCAAGGAGGGGCTGGAGGTGAAATTCCGGCCCATCAAGCCGTCGGACGAGGACATGATGCGCCGCCTCTTCTACGAGTTCTCCGACGAGTCCAAGTACCTGCGCTATTTCGCGAAGATACCCTTCATGCCGCACCGCGAGATGCAGAAATACGTGAGCGTCGACTACACCGCGACGGTCTCGATCGTGGGCGTGGTCTCGCACGACCGCACCGAGCGCATCATCGCCGAGGCGCGTTACTCGTACGACCCGCACGAAAAGATGCACGAGATGGCGTTCCTTGTGGATGAGGAATACGGGGGCAGGGGTATCGCCACCTTCCTGGCGAATTACCTCATACGCATCGCGCGGGCGCGCGGGATCACGAAACTGTGCGCAAACGTGCTCTCGCAGAACGACAAGATGCTCAAGGTTTTCCAGAATTGCGAGGTGAAGCCCGAATCGCGCGTATCCAGCGGCGTGATCGAGCTGAAATTCAACCTGGCGTCATGA
- the thyX gene encoding FAD-dependent thymidylate synthase, which translates to MEFTKPEVTLLAVTPRAEKLIEEAGRTCYLSLDRIDENSGQGFIRRCIRSGHHSILEHASASFRIMGASRAFTHQLVRHRVASFSQQSQRYVTESEFNYIIPPDIAAHADAAAIYRDFIESARKAYISLRELGVKKEDARFVLPNALESQIVFSANFRELRHIFALRCDRAAQWEIRGVALEMLRIMQAEAPSVFGDFVIDEAGRTAHSDLAS; encoded by the coding sequence GTGGAATTCACGAAACCGGAAGTCACGTTGCTCGCGGTGACCCCGCGGGCCGAAAAGCTCATCGAGGAGGCCGGGAGGACCTGCTATCTCTCCCTCGACAGGATCGACGAGAACAGCGGGCAGGGCTTCATTCGCCGATGCATCCGCAGCGGGCATCATTCCATACTGGAGCACGCATCGGCAAGCTTCCGCATCATGGGGGCCTCGCGCGCATTCACCCACCAGTTGGTGCGCCACCGCGTGGCGAGTTTTTCCCAGCAGTCCCAGCGTTACGTCACCGAGAGCGAATTCAACTACATCATTCCCCCCGACATCGCCGCGCACGCCGACGCGGCGGCCATATACCGGGATTTCATCGAATCGGCCCGCAAGGCGTATATCAGCCTGAGGGAGCTGGGGGTGAAGAAGGAGGACGCGCGCTTCGTGCTCCCGAACGCGCTCGAAAGCCAGATCGTGTTTTCCGCGAACTTCAGGGAACTGCGCCATATCTTCGCGCTGCGCTGCGATCGCGCGGCCCAGTGGGAGATTCGCGGGGTGGCGCTCGAAATGCTGCGCATCATGCAGGCCGAGGCGCCGTCGGTCTTCGGGGATTTCGTCATCGATGAGGCGGGGCGCACGGCGCATTCGGACCTGGCCTCATGA
- a CDS encoding class I SAM-dependent methyltransferase, with translation MNNSDQSRISKRDEKLVRILDGLHDPGKRALVEKFWRVTAAAYFSHLEKIAAQVEHENRDPDEASEEFIRASDDMLAECGRIEVLVDDPAAMQALKSLFRERAIPLAAGSQIVKHAFLKPGGYAGDYGIIEIVYENRPLSSGFGRCIDRRFLMDDYARAVRGRKNAMKEFLYEYIGSSTLPRIEILNLACGSSREILELFRDSPPQFTGQAAFTLVDRDPDALAFSRKALAGLPANITFEFLNHSAYEYIKDPDQCGTELRGKDLVYSIGLADYLPDDILRQLIHFLFDLLNEGGKLVIAHKDSRNYRPLAPDWWCDWTFHLRDEAGVRALIEASGVQASRVSVIREEETNIILFFVLERSGK, from the coding sequence GTGAATAATAGCGATCAAAGCAGGATATCGAAGCGGGACGAAAAGCTCGTGCGGATACTGGACGGATTGCATGATCCGGGAAAGCGCGCGCTGGTGGAGAAATTCTGGCGCGTCACCGCGGCCGCGTATTTCTCACACCTTGAAAAAATCGCCGCCCAGGTTGAACACGAAAACCGCGATCCCGACGAGGCCAGTGAAGAGTTCATACGCGCCTCCGATGACATGCTCGCGGAGTGCGGACGGATCGAAGTCCTCGTGGACGATCCCGCGGCGATGCAGGCGCTGAAAAGCCTGTTCCGCGAGCGCGCCATTCCCCTGGCAGCGGGCTCACAGATCGTCAAGCACGCGTTCCTGAAACCGGGCGGCTACGCGGGGGACTACGGGATTATCGAAATAGTGTACGAAAACCGGCCCCTCTCGAGCGGGTTCGGGCGCTGCATCGACCGGCGGTTCCTCATGGACGATTACGCCCGCGCGGTGCGGGGCCGTAAAAACGCAATGAAGGAATTTCTCTACGAGTATATCGGGTCGTCAACCCTGCCGCGCATTGAAATTCTCAACCTCGCCTGCGGCTCGTCCAGGGAAATCCTCGAGTTATTCAGGGACAGCCCGCCCCAATTCACGGGCCAGGCGGCGTTCACCCTGGTGGACCGCGATCCCGACGCGCTCGCCTTTTCACGCAAGGCGCTCGCGGGCCTTCCCGCGAACATCACCTTCGAGTTTCTCAATCACAGCGCGTACGAGTATATAAAAGATCCCGATCAGTGCGGCACGGAGCTCCGGGGGAAGGACCTGGTGTATTCGATCGGCCTGGCGGATTACCTGCCGGACGATATATTACGGCAGCTCATCCATTTCCTCTTTGACCTGTTGAACGAAGGCGGAAAGCTCGTGATCGCCCACAAGGATTCAAGAAATTATCGGCCCCTCGCGCCCGACTGGTGGTGCGACTGGACCTTTCACCTCCGGGACGAGGCCGGGGTGCGCGCGCTCATCGAGGCGAGCGGGGTCCAGGCTTCCCGCGTTTCGGTCATCCGGGAAGAGGAAACGAATATCATCCTGTTTTTCGTATTGGAGAGGTCCGGGAAATAA